A region from the Desulfovibrio legallii genome encodes:
- the yidC gene encoding membrane protein insertase YidC — MQDGKNLVIAIVLCLVVIVGWSYLAEYMGWVQKPDPAVVAQQQLAREQQAQQAEAQRQAQEAARQETLAVPAFTPSSGQDITVRSPLYEAVLYSGGGALRSFKLHNYHTTIARDAPQVNMVDPQTARVAPLGLVINSQPSWSTGQWSVDAGKEGLSLEKGQQGVLRLVGQVDGLTVVRELTFSADTYLIRETVRLANQTDQARSVRLSYTVAADGSNSSGSRYDLMRVAWDNDGSLSEESSAKTLEESGVQATGKIYWAGAMSTYFLSAVLPGEAANLTVKGRLQQGTYRAAVEEPETVLAPGEQRELRVSYWLGPKVRSDLAAVSGELVKSIDLGMFHLIAKGLLWLLEFFQKYVHNWGVAIILLTVLIKAVFWPLTAKSYASMEKMKKLQPLMGNIREKYKNDKEMMNKEVMALYKTYGVNPASGCVPILIQMPVFFGLYQALLTSIELRHASFISTLPGTDLIWLADLSAKDPYYITPIIMGVTMFVQQRLSPPATDPTQQKIMMFLPLIFTVLFLGFPAGLVVYWLVNNILSIAQQKMMAKKFKTLADGK, encoded by the coding sequence GTCGTCATCGTGGGCTGGAGTTATCTGGCCGAATATATGGGCTGGGTGCAGAAGCCGGATCCGGCCGTCGTGGCCCAGCAGCAACTGGCCCGCGAGCAGCAGGCCCAGCAGGCGGAGGCGCAGCGGCAGGCCCAGGAGGCGGCCCGGCAGGAAACCCTGGCCGTGCCTGCTTTCACGCCTTCTTCGGGGCAGGACATCACGGTGCGTTCGCCGCTCTATGAGGCGGTGCTCTACAGCGGCGGCGGCGCGTTGCGCTCCTTCAAACTCCACAATTATCACACCACCATCGCCAGGGACGCGCCCCAGGTCAATATGGTGGATCCCCAGACCGCGCGGGTGGCGCCCCTGGGCCTGGTCATCAACAGCCAGCCCTCCTGGAGCACGGGCCAATGGAGCGTGGACGCCGGCAAGGAGGGCCTCAGCCTGGAGAAAGGCCAGCAGGGCGTGCTGCGCCTGGTGGGACAGGTGGACGGCCTTACCGTGGTGCGCGAGCTCACCTTCAGCGCGGACACCTATCTTATCCGCGAAACCGTGCGCCTGGCCAACCAGACGGATCAGGCCCGCAGCGTGCGCCTGAGCTACACCGTGGCCGCCGACGGCAGCAACTCCTCAGGCAGCCGCTACGACCTCATGCGCGTGGCCTGGGACAACGACGGCAGCCTGAGCGAGGAATCCTCCGCCAAGACCCTGGAGGAATCGGGCGTGCAGGCCACGGGCAAGATCTACTGGGCCGGGGCCATGAGCACTTATTTTCTCTCGGCCGTGCTGCCCGGCGAGGCGGCTAACCTGACGGTTAAGGGCCGCCTGCAGCAGGGCACCTACCGCGCCGCCGTGGAGGAGCCCGAAACCGTGCTCGCCCCCGGCGAACAGCGGGAGCTGCGCGTCTCCTACTGGCTGGGGCCCAAGGTGCGCAGCGATCTGGCCGCCGTCTCCGGCGAGCTGGTCAAAAGCATCGACCTCGGCATGTTCCACCTCATTGCCAAGGGCTTGCTCTGGCTGCTGGAATTCTTCCAGAAATACGTCCACAACTGGGGCGTGGCCATCATTCTGCTGACGGTGCTCATCAAGGCCGTGTTCTGGCCGCTCACGGCCAAGAGCTACGCTTCCATGGAAAAGATGAAGAAGCTCCAGCCCCTGATGGGCAATATCCGTGAGAAGTATAAGAACGACAAGGAAATGATGAACAAGGAGGTCATGGCGCTGTATAAGACCTACGGCGTCAACCCCGCCAGCGGCTGCGTGCCCATCCTCATCCAGATGCCCGTCTTCTTCGGTCTGTACCAGGCGCTGCTCACCTCCATTGAGCTGCGGCACGCCTCCTTTATCAGCACTCTGCCGGGCACAGACCTCATCTGGCTGGCGGACCTTTCCGCCAAAGATCCGTATTACATCACCCCCATCATCATGGGCGTGACCATGTTCGTGCAGCAAAGGCTGAGCCCCCCGGCCACCGACCCCACGCAGCAGAAAATCATGATGTTCCTGCCGCTGATCTTTACCGTGCTCTTTTTGGGCTTTCCCGCGGGCCTGGTGGTCTACTGGCTGGTCAACAACATTCTGTCCATTGCGCAGCAGAAGATGATGGCCAAAAAATTCAAGACCCTGGCCGACGGCAAATAA
- the jag gene encoding RNA-binding cell elongation regulator Jag/EloR yields MEGFKEFQGKDLDDAIREACEYFNTAREKLEIEIVQDAKSGIFGIVGARKAKVRARRVELREAVASILGKNGAAAGRAPREAGRDAPREPRETAEAASRHGDKPAPRPGEAEPPAAAAPQARPAARPACRSAAQAPAAAAPEQTQDKIAAPVRPAPEGSDAPQPAPEGRRRRGVQPGKEACAAAESASGDGRAACQSRRRGQAAAAASRPAPAAGAAAEASASGESLEEDFADAGLPLTPLEQLDLARLEALAREAVGNLVRPIVGGEARIDVRVDDGRVFVGVDCDADPGLLIGREGQTLAALQYMVSRIVSRGMNAAVRVQLDAGAYRQRQEEKLREMALALAEKVRQTGRSLSTRPLSSYHRRVVHVCLQELSDVQTRSSGDGPLKRVVIMRRKGEKA; encoded by the coding sequence ATGGAAGGGTTCAAAGAATTCCAGGGCAAGGATCTGGACGACGCCATCCGGGAAGCCTGCGAGTACTTCAATACGGCGCGCGAAAAACTGGAAATCGAAATTGTGCAGGACGCCAAGTCCGGCATCTTCGGCATCGTGGGCGCGCGTAAGGCCAAGGTCCGCGCCCGGCGCGTGGAGCTGCGCGAGGCCGTGGCCAGCATCCTGGGCAAAAACGGGGCGGCCGCGGGCCGTGCCCCGCGCGAGGCCGGGCGCGACGCGCCGCGGGAACCCCGCGAAACGGCGGAGGCGGCCTCACGGCATGGCGATAAACCCGCGCCACGGCCGGGCGAGGCAGAGCCCCCCGCCGCAGCTGCGCCCCAGGCGCGCCCTGCGGCGCGCCCCGCGTGCCGGAGCGCGGCCCAGGCCCCCGCAGCCGCCGCGCCGGAACAGACTCAGGACAAAATTGCGGCCCCTGTCAGGCCCGCGCCGGAAGGTTCCGACGCCCCGCAGCCCGCCCCTGAGGGACGGCGTCGCCGGGGCGTGCAACCCGGCAAAGAGGCTTGCGCCGCAGCGGAATCCGCGTCGGGCGACGGCCGCGCCGCCTGCCAGAGCCGCAGGCGCGGCCAGGCCGCTGCGGCGGCATCCCGGCCTGCTCCCGCCGCAGGCGCGGCTGCCGAGGCCTCTGCCTCCGGCGAGAGCCTGGAAGAGGATTTTGCCGACGCAGGCCTGCCCCTGACCCCGCTGGAGCAGTTGGATCTGGCCCGGCTGGAGGCCCTTGCCCGCGAGGCCGTGGGCAACCTGGTGCGCCCCATTGTGGGCGGCGAGGCCCGGATAGACGTGCGCGTGGACGACGGCCGCGTTTTTGTGGGCGTGGACTGCGATGCGGATCCCGGCCTGCTCATCGGGCGGGAAGGCCAGACCCTGGCGGCTTTGCAGTACATGGTTTCGCGCATTGTTTCCCGCGGCATGAATGCCGCTGTGCGCGTGCAGCTGGACGCGGGCGCGTACCGCCAGCGGCAGGAAGAAAAACTGCGCGAAATGGCCCTGGCCCTGGCGGAAAAAGTGCGCCAGACCGGCCGTTCGCTTTCCACCCGTCCCCTGTCTTCCTACCACCGCCGGGTGGTGCACGTCTGCCTGCAGGAGCTGAGCGACGTGCAGACCCGCAGCAGCGGCGATGGCCCCCTGAAGCGGGTAGTCATCATGCGCAGGAAGGGTGAAAAGGCCTGA
- the mnmE gene encoding tRNA uridine-5-carboxymethylaminomethyl(34) synthesis GTPase MnmE codes for MNPAVMNSAAQGGAAAADPASAAAGAPSAEAAAQGATIAAIATASGAGAIGIVRLSGPEARAVLGRLFRPAAASFKDFQPWVLHRGRALDAEGAPLDDVLAVFMPGPRTFTGEDMAEIQCHGGPLVVQALLESALRHGARQAARGEFSRRAFCNGRMDLSQAEAVAELIAAPSREALRYGLNRLDGLLGRRTADLRRELEALRAQVCLAVDFPEDEVEDLPRGNFAASVAQVAAAVRALLAGQRRARLMQQGALVVLAGAVNAGKSSLLNALLGRNRALVTDIPGTTRDFLEESCDLEGLPVRLTDTAGLREAAGAVEALGVARSREKLAEADAVVLVLDGARLGEAGAAAAACPDPAAAEVLAAVGATPLLAVWNKCDLCLPRVFPPRWLGQRPCCAVSALSGTHMEALAAALRSLLLGTAAAADAGELAPNRRQALALEAALEELDLLAQDILAAAPYDCCAARLDTAAARLGEVTGLSTPAQVLNAIFDQFCIGK; via the coding sequence ATGAACCCCGCGGTCATGAACTCTGCGGCCCAAGGCGGCGCTGCCGCCGCCGATCCGGCCAGCGCTGCCGCGGGCGCGCCGTCCGCCGAAGCGGCGGCGCAAGGGGCAACCATTGCGGCCATAGCTACGGCCTCCGGCGCGGGGGCCATCGGCATTGTGCGCTTGTCCGGTCCCGAAGCCAGGGCAGTGCTGGGGCGGCTGTTCCGCCCCGCTGCGGCGTCATTCAAAGATTTTCAGCCCTGGGTGCTGCACCGGGGCCGGGCGCTGGACGCCGAGGGTGCGCCCCTGGACGACGTTCTGGCCGTGTTCATGCCCGGCCCGCGCACCTTTACGGGCGAGGACATGGCCGAAATTCAGTGCCACGGCGGCCCCCTGGTGGTGCAGGCCCTGCTGGAGAGCGCGCTGCGCCACGGCGCGCGCCAGGCGGCGCGGGGGGAGTTTTCCCGCCGGGCCTTCTGCAATGGCCGCATGGACCTGAGCCAGGCCGAGGCCGTGGCCGAGCTCATTGCCGCGCCCTCGCGCGAGGCCCTGCGCTACGGCCTGAACCGCCTGGACGGCCTGCTGGGCCGCCGTACGGCCGACCTGCGCCGGGAGCTTGAGGCCCTGCGCGCCCAGGTCTGTCTGGCCGTGGATTTCCCTGAAGACGAGGTGGAAGATCTGCCGCGCGGGAACTTTGCCGCCTCCGTGGCGCAGGTGGCCGCGGCCGTGCGGGCCCTGCTGGCCGGGCAGCGCCGCGCGCGGCTTATGCAGCAAGGGGCGCTGGTGGTGCTGGCCGGGGCCGTCAATGCGGGCAAGTCCAGCCTGCTCAACGCTCTGTTGGGCCGCAATCGGGCCTTGGTTACGGATATCCCCGGCACCACCCGCGATTTTCTGGAAGAAAGCTGCGACCTGGAGGGCCTGCCCGTGCGCCTGACGGATACGGCGGGCCTGCGGGAGGCGGCCGGAGCCGTGGAGGCCCTGGGCGTGGCCCGCAGCCGGGAAAAGCTGGCCGAGGCCGACGCCGTGGTGCTGGTGCTGGACGGCGCGCGCCTGGGCGAAGCCGGGGCCGCCGCTGCCGCGTGCCCTGACCCGGCCGCGGCGGAGGTGCTGGCCGCTGTGGGGGCAACGCCGCTGCTGGCGGTCTGGAACAAGTGTGATCTGTGCCTGCCCCGCGTTTTCCCGCCCCGCTGGCTGGGGCAACGCCCCTGTTGCGCAGTGAGCGCCCTTTCCGGTACACATATGGAGGCGCTGGCCGCCGCCCTGCGCTCCCTGCTGTTGGGGACGGCTGCGGCCGCCGACGCCGGGGAGCTTGCGCCCAACCGGCGGCAGGCCCTGGCCCTGGAAGCGGCCCTGGAGGAGCTGGATCTGCTTGCGCAGGACATCCTGGCCGCCGCTCCTTACGATTGCTGCGCGGCGCGCCTGGATACGGCCGCCGCCCGCCTGGGGGAAGTGACGGGCCTTTCCACCCCCGCCCAGGTGCTGAACGCCATTTTTGACCAATTCTGCATTGGCAAGTAG
- a CDS encoding 3'-5' exonuclease has translation MDMDFLRRRLSSDEINAMPLYHYTGPVHVIRCLEDWEQALPDLRDEGLLGFDTETRPSFRKGRRNAPALIQLATAQAVYLVQLAKLPFGAPVVEILANPSQVKAGVGIGDDMRDLARLHAFEPAGLVDLGGVARAHRLSSQGLRTLAANFFGWRISKGSQCSNWSLKELSSRQIVYAATDAWIGRLIFLRMRELGLIPSSRMPFYLNPAAEGGAV, from the coding sequence ATGGATATGGATTTTCTGCGTCGCCGACTGAGCAGCGATGAAATCAACGCCATGCCCCTGTACCACTATACAGGGCCCGTGCACGTTATCCGCTGCCTGGAGGATTGGGAGCAGGCCCTGCCGGACCTGCGGGACGAGGGCCTGCTGGGCTTTGATACGGAGACGCGCCCTTCGTTCCGCAAAGGGCGGCGCAACGCCCCGGCACTCATCCAGCTGGCCACGGCCCAGGCCGTGTACCTGGTGCAGCTTGCCAAGCTGCCCTTTGGCGCGCCGGTGGTGGAAATTCTCGCCAATCCCTCCCAGGTCAAAGCCGGGGTGGGCATAGGCGACGACATGCGCGACCTGGCCCGGCTGCACGCCTTTGAACCGGCCGGACTGGTGGACCTGGGGGGCGTGGCCCGCGCGCACCGTCTTTCCAGCCAGGGCCTGCGCACCCTGGCGGCCAATTTTTTTGGCTGGCGCATCTCCAAGGGTTCGCAGTGCTCCAACTGGAGCCTTAAGGAACTGAGCTCGCGCCAGATCGTTTACGCCGCCACCGACGCCTGGATAGGACGGCTGATTTTTTTGCGCATGCGCGAGCTGGGGCTCATTCCGTCTTCCCGCATGCCCTTTTACCTGAATCCGGCGGCGGAGGGGGGCGCGGTTTGA